One part of the Polycyclovorans algicola TG408 genome encodes these proteins:
- a CDS encoding globin family protein, translating into MTPRQIELVKTTFAKVAPVADTAAEGFYGRLFEQQPAYRALFKGDMSRQGAMLMQTLALAVKHLHEPTPLVAPLQAMGRRHTGYGVQDADYAEVGAALLWTLEKALGDEWTEEVSSAWAGAYQLLSGVMIEAAQSHRQAA; encoded by the coding sequence ATGACCCCGCGACAGATCGAGCTCGTCAAGACCACTTTCGCCAAGGTTGCGCCGGTGGCCGACACCGCCGCCGAAGGGTTCTACGGTCGACTTTTTGAGCAGCAGCCTGCGTACAGGGCGCTGTTCAAGGGCGACATGTCTCGGCAGGGCGCGATGTTGATGCAGACCCTCGCGCTGGCCGTGAAACACCTGCATGAACCGACCCCACTGGTCGCCCCGCTGCAGGCCATGGGTCGGCGGCACACCGGCTATGGCGTGCAGGACGCCGACTATGCCGAGGTGGGTGCCGCGCTGCTCTGGACCTTGGAAAAGGCGCTGGGCGACGAGTGGACTGAGGAGGTCAGCAGCGCATGGGCCGGGGCGTATCAGTTGTTGTCCGGCGTCATGATCGAGGCGGCGCAAAGCCACCGGCAGGCGGCCTGA
- a CDS encoding IS630 family transposase yields MKCKRSSDGRSIDHHSLQVMRQQAIKAMREGQPAASVAAAFGVNVRSVHRWLADFVNGGQNALLAKPIPGRPPKVSADEMRWLAQTVRDHSPLQYRFQFGLWTLSLIAELIRREFGKKLSLASVSRIMKLLGFSAQKPLYQAWQQDAALVHQWEQETYPAIRAEARAAGATIYFADESGIRSDYHTGSTWAPRGQTPVVQVTGRRFSLNMISAVSPRGDFRFMVHEGSVTSQVFREFLKRLMIGAEQPVFVVVDGHPIHKAKLIKNYVDSLNGQLKLFFLPPYSPQLNPDEQVWAHVKRQVSRQLVQSKDEMKRLAIGALRRIQRLPELVKSFFRQPECKYAAG; encoded by the coding sequence ATGAAATGCAAGCGCTCATCGGATGGTCGTTCTATCGATCATCATTCATTGCAGGTAATGCGACAGCAGGCGATCAAGGCCATGCGTGAAGGCCAGCCTGCGGCAAGTGTTGCTGCGGCTTTTGGTGTGAACGTTCGCAGTGTTCACAGGTGGTTGGCTGACTTTGTCAATGGCGGGCAGAACGCGCTGCTGGCCAAGCCCATCCCCGGCAGACCACCAAAGGTCAGTGCTGACGAGATGCGCTGGCTCGCACAGACGGTACGGGATCACTCGCCGTTGCAGTACCGCTTTCAGTTTGGCCTTTGGACGCTGTCGCTGATTGCCGAACTGATTCGCCGTGAGTTTGGCAAGAAGCTGTCGCTGGCCTCTGTCAGCCGAATCATGAAGCTGCTGGGCTTCAGTGCACAGAAGCCGTTGTATCAGGCTTGGCAGCAGGATGCGGCGTTGGTGCATCAATGGGAACAGGAAACCTACCCCGCCATCCGGGCCGAGGCGCGTGCAGCGGGCGCGACGATCTACTTTGCCGACGAGTCCGGCATTCGGTCGGACTACCACACCGGCAGCACCTGGGCGCCGCGTGGGCAGACCCCGGTGGTGCAAGTCACCGGACGACGCTTCTCGTTGAACATGATCTCGGCGGTGAGTCCACGCGGAGATTTCCGATTTATGGTCCATGAGGGCTCAGTGACTTCGCAGGTGTTTCGGGAATTTCTGAAGCGGTTGATGATCGGGGCCGAGCAGCCGGTTTTCGTGGTGGTCGACGGTCACCCCATCCACAAGGCAAAGCTGATCAAAAACTACGTCGACAGCCTGAATGGACAGCTCAAGCTCTTCTTCTTGCCGCCCTACTCGCCGCAATTGAACCCCGACGAACAGGTCTGGGCCCATGTGAAACGGCAGGTCTCGCGCCAGTTGGTGCAGAGCAAAGATGAAATGAAGCGCCTTGCCATCGGTGCGCTCCGACGAATCCAGCGGCTACCCGAACTCGTGAAATCATTCTTCCGACAGCCCGAGTGCAAATATGCGGCAGGGTGA
- the murA gene encoding UDP-N-acetylglucosamine 1-carboxyvinyltransferase, whose translation MDKFVIQGNGPLSGEIAAGGAKNAALPILCASLLSDAPLTLTNVPNLRDVGTTGQLLEQMGVRVEHPDAHTRVLDASGITTCVAPYELVRTMRASILVLGPLVAARGEAHVSLPGGCAIGARPVDLHLMGLKAMGAEITLEGGFVHAKAQKLKGARIVFDTVTVTGTENLMMAAVLADGDTMLENAAREPEVVDLARCLRAMGAKIVGDGTTTIHIQGVKKLHAAEHRVLPDRIETGTYLAAAATTRGKVRITHTDPGLLDAVLVKLQQAGAIIRTGLDFIELDMHGARPKAVNLHTMPHPGFPTDMQAQIMAMNCLAEGVGTIRETIFENRFMHANELLRLGADIRVEGNTAIITGKARLTAAPIMATDLRASASLVIAALAADGETIIDRIYHMDRGYEHIEQKLAALGAQIRRVDKLL comes from the coding sequence ATGGACAAATTTGTCATTCAGGGCAACGGCCCGCTCAGCGGCGAAATTGCCGCTGGCGGCGCCAAGAACGCCGCGCTGCCCATCCTCTGCGCCAGCCTGCTCAGCGATGCGCCGCTGACGTTGACCAACGTCCCCAACCTGCGCGACGTCGGCACCACCGGCCAGTTGCTCGAGCAGATGGGCGTGCGCGTCGAACATCCCGACGCCCATACCCGCGTGCTCGATGCCAGCGGCATCACCACCTGCGTCGCGCCTTATGAACTGGTGCGCACCATGCGTGCCAGCATTCTGGTGTTGGGCCCGTTGGTGGCGGCGCGTGGCGAAGCGCACGTCTCCTTGCCCGGGGGTTGCGCCATTGGCGCGCGACCGGTGGACCTGCACCTGATGGGCCTCAAAGCCATGGGCGCAGAAATTACCCTTGAGGGCGGCTTCGTCCACGCCAAAGCCCAGAAGCTGAAAGGCGCGCGCATCGTCTTCGACACCGTCACCGTCACCGGCACCGAAAACCTGATGATGGCCGCCGTGCTTGCTGACGGCGACACCATGCTGGAGAACGCCGCGCGTGAGCCCGAAGTGGTCGATCTGGCACGCTGCCTGCGCGCCATGGGCGCCAAGATTGTCGGCGACGGCACCACCACCATCCACATCCAGGGTGTCAAAAAGCTGCACGCCGCCGAGCACCGCGTGCTGCCGGACCGTATCGAGACCGGCACCTACCTGGCGGCTGCCGCCACCACGCGCGGCAAGGTGCGCATCACCCATACCGATCCCGGCCTGCTTGACGCGGTGCTGGTCAAACTGCAACAGGCTGGCGCCATCATCCGTACCGGGCTGGATTTTATTGAGCTCGATATGCACGGCGCCCGGCCCAAGGCCGTCAACCTGCACACCATGCCGCACCCCGGTTTTCCCACCGACATGCAAGCGCAGATCATGGCCATGAACTGCCTCGCCGAAGGCGTGGGCACGATTCGCGAAACCATCTTCGAAAACCGCTTCATGCACGCCAACGAACTGCTGCGGCTGGGCGCCGACATTCGGGTCGAGGGCAACACCGCCATCATCACCGGCAAAGCGCGTCTCACCGCCGCGCCGATCATGGCCACCGACCTGCGCGCCTCAGCCTCACTGGTCATCGCCGCGCTCGCTGCCGATGGCGAAACCATCATCGACCGCATTTATCACATGGACCGCGGCTACGAGCACATTGAGCAAAAGCTGGCGGCGCTGGGCGCGCAGATTCGGCGGGTAGACAAACTGCTCTAG
- a CDS encoding type II toxin-antitoxin system VapC family toxin: MTSAEVGRPIGHCTLASKVRRPWQSAPVIGIDTHVLALYFVAEAAPDLTTQKQREAARRLIESGRRLCVAKSLLLALEWLLRGRYGFAPADIIRVFGYLLSRPQVEIVAQDQVVTAFKGFRDGHDFADALHHASDRDGTRMASFDDRRPARRTKRMGLIPSTTVPN, translated from the coding sequence ATGACGTCGGCTGAGGTGGGTCGTCCGATCGGCCACTGCACGCTTGCCTCGAAAGTCCGGCGACCGTGGCAAAGCGCGCCAGTGATCGGGATCGATACCCACGTGCTCGCGCTTTACTTCGTGGCCGAGGCGGCGCCCGACCTCACCACCCAAAAGCAACGTGAGGCCGCTCGCCGACTCATCGAATCAGGTCGGCGCTTGTGCGTGGCCAAATCGCTGCTGCTGGCGCTGGAATGGCTGCTGCGTGGGCGCTATGGTTTCGCGCCCGCCGACATCATCAGGGTCTTCGGGTATCTGCTGAGCCGGCCGCAGGTCGAGATCGTGGCCCAGGATCAGGTCGTGACCGCGTTCAAGGGCTTTCGAGACGGGCACGATTTTGCCGACGCCCTTCACCACGCCAGCGATCGTGACGGCACGCGCATGGCCAGTTTTGATGACCGCCGCCCCGCGCGGCGTACCAAGCGGATGGGGCTGATCCCGTCCACTACCGTTCCCAACTGA
- a CDS encoding tyrosine-type recombinase/integrase, with product MTLPDDGSAPDWAGFIAAYLDELRDVRRASPNTLDATTRDLQRLQAVLVAAGHCRSGDIRRWIAGLHQDGHQTASLQRYLSSARGFFRFAVGRGWLTSNPTTGVRAPRHRRKLPMGVAADALGQALDQRAGSIVERRDRALLEALYSSGMRLAEAHGLNVPQVAHGQTELRIIGKGEKERIVWLGSKARSAIDDWLSVRPQWLRREDEPALWLNPRGGRLSRSGIGLAVKAFAQRTGLEGRVHPHRLRHAFATHMLEESGDLRAVQELLGHAQLATTQIYTHVDFKRLASVYDGAHPRARKRPGTDDVG from the coding sequence ATGACGTTGCCGGACGACGGCAGCGCGCCAGACTGGGCGGGCTTCATCGCCGCCTACCTTGACGAGCTGCGCGATGTGCGGCGCGCCTCCCCGAACACCCTGGACGCGACCACGCGCGACCTGCAGCGGCTGCAAGCCGTGCTTGTCGCTGCCGGTCATTGCCGCAGTGGCGACATCCGCCGCTGGATCGCCGGCCTGCACCAGGACGGCCACCAGACGGCGAGCCTGCAGCGGTACCTGTCGTCGGCACGCGGGTTTTTCAGATTCGCCGTCGGTCGCGGCTGGCTGACGTCGAATCCGACCACCGGCGTGCGCGCGCCGCGACATCGCCGCAAGTTGCCGATGGGCGTCGCCGCCGATGCGCTGGGGCAGGCCCTCGACCAGCGGGCTGGCAGCATCGTCGAGCGTCGTGACCGGGCCTTGCTCGAAGCCCTCTACAGCAGTGGCATGCGCCTCGCCGAGGCCCATGGACTCAATGTGCCGCAGGTGGCGCATGGGCAGACCGAGCTGCGCATCATCGGCAAGGGCGAGAAAGAGCGCATCGTCTGGTTGGGCAGCAAGGCCCGCTCGGCCATTGACGACTGGCTGTCCGTGCGTCCGCAGTGGCTGCGCCGCGAGGACGAGCCGGCCCTGTGGCTCAACCCGCGTGGCGGCCGGCTTTCGCGCAGCGGCATTGGCTTGGCGGTCAAGGCGTTTGCACAGCGCACCGGCCTTGAGGGCCGCGTGCATCCGCACCGCCTTCGACACGCCTTCGCCACCCACATGCTTGAAGAGTCGGGTGACCTGCGGGCGGTGCAGGAACTGCTGGGCCATGCGCAACTGGCGACCACGCAGATCTACACCCACGTTGATTTCAAGCGGCTCGCCAGCGTTTATGACGGCGCCCATCCCAGGGCACGCAAACGGCCCGGCACTGATGACGTCGGCTGA
- a CDS encoding DUF484 family protein, with the protein MNQTAVDAREAPGVPELAEQAVLDYLMAHPDLFARHPDILEKLELAHSTGSAVSLMERQVDVLRARAQKLESHLERLVDAARDNEGRAENVLRLARTLIRAPSLAAVAAGLRQVLRAEFGIDEVFIGLNNAYYKRNDIDGLVPMEPEGRIAKAYENFTRTRLIECGPITEPRARLLFPKAVEVPQSAAIVPLEKDKYLGMLAFGALNPERFQPRQGKLFLEMIAELVAAAIRARLG; encoded by the coding sequence GTGAACCAGACCGCAGTTGACGCACGCGAGGCGCCAGGCGTGCCCGAACTGGCCGAACAGGCGGTGCTCGATTACCTGATGGCCCACCCCGACCTGTTCGCCAGGCACCCGGACATACTGGAAAAGCTGGAGCTGGCCCACAGTACCGGCTCGGCTGTGTCACTGATGGAGCGGCAGGTCGACGTGTTGCGCGCCCGCGCGCAGAAGCTGGAGTCACATCTTGAGCGGCTGGTCGATGCTGCGCGCGACAACGAAGGCCGCGCCGAGAATGTCCTGCGCCTGGCGCGCACCCTGATTCGCGCGCCGTCGCTGGCTGCGGTCGCCGCCGGCCTGCGGCAGGTATTGCGCGCCGAGTTCGGCATCGACGAAGTGTTCATCGGCCTCAACAACGCCTATTACAAGCGCAACGACATCGATGGACTGGTGCCGATGGAACCCGAGGGCCGCATCGCCAAGGCTTACGAAAATTTCACCCGCACGCGGCTGATCGAGTGCGGACCCATCACTGAGCCGCGCGCGCGCCTGTTGTTTCCCAAGGCCGTCGAGGTGCCCCAGTCGGCTGCCATCGTGCCGCTGGAAAAGGACAAGTACCTCGGCATGCTGGCCTTTGGCGCACTCAACCCCGAGCGGTTCCAGCCGCGCCAGGGCAAGTTGTTTCTCGAAATGATTGCCGAACTGGTTGCGGCGGCCATCCGCGCCCGTCTCGGTTGA
- the dapF gene encoding diaminopimelate epimerase, with the protein MTLAFTKMHGAGNDFVVIDATREAFQPTPATLARLTDRRYGVGCDQVLVVESPSTDDVDFDYRIFNADGSEVGQCGNGARCLARFVREQGLSQADHLRVRTASRVLELRHGADGLIQVNLGAPVFVPEQIPMALAQAEVYHLPVPGHGEVAFRALSMGNPHAVITVLDVATAPVATLGPALQVSPVFPASVNVGFMTVLARDAIALRVYERGAGETLACGSGACAAVVAGIRAGQLDAHVQVRVSGGQLAVRWAGGDAPVWLEGETDTVYRGELL; encoded by the coding sequence ATGACTCTGGCCTTCACCAAAATGCACGGCGCCGGCAATGACTTCGTGGTCATCGATGCCACCCGCGAGGCGTTCCAACCCACGCCCGCGACGCTGGCGCGGCTCACCGATCGCCGCTACGGCGTCGGCTGCGACCAGGTGCTGGTGGTCGAGTCGCCCTCGACCGATGACGTCGATTTCGACTACCGCATCTTCAATGCCGACGGCTCAGAGGTCGGGCAGTGCGGCAACGGCGCGCGCTGCCTTGCGCGTTTCGTTCGTGAGCAAGGGCTGTCGCAAGCCGATCACCTGCGGGTGCGCACCGCATCGCGGGTGCTCGAATTGCGCCACGGTGCCGACGGGCTCATTCAGGTCAATCTGGGGGCGCCCGTCTTCGTGCCTGAGCAGATCCCCATGGCACTTGCGCAGGCCGAGGTGTATCACCTGCCGGTCCCCGGGCATGGCGAGGTGGCGTTTCGCGCGCTGTCGATGGGCAATCCGCATGCGGTCATCACCGTGCTCGATGTCGCGACGGCGCCGGTGGCCACGTTGGGGCCAGCCTTGCAGGTCTCGCCGGTGTTTCCGGCGTCAGTCAACGTCGGTTTCATGACGGTGCTGGCGCGCGACGCCATTGCCCTGCGTGTTTACGAGCGCGGCGCCGGCGAAACCCTGGCGTGCGGCAGCGGTGCCTGTGCGGCTGTGGTGGCAGGGATTCGCGCCGGGCAGCTCGATGCCCACGTGCAGGTGCGGGTCTCGGGCGGGCAGCTTGCCGTGCGTTGGGCCGGCGGCGATGCTCCGGTATGGTTGGAAGGGGAAACAGACACCGTGTATCGAGGGGAATTGTTGTGA
- a CDS encoding ParM/StbA family protein — MKVIATDMGFGYTKATDGRGHQLFKSILGEANPAQFGESLVGNSTLPPRHFRLGDETFFVGEWAETQSRGRRFTLDPAQFLAKHAKQLALAAIAPYAPDGEPIRLVTGLPISFFKRYREAVSALLKGRHALVAFGADGRPVEQQVYIEQVRVIPQPFGSLFGLMLNNLGKPSSQRYVTEKIGIIDIGFRTADFTISDKTRYSERGSLSTDSGMSSAYAQVAAFLQDQSGISIELFRLHEAFSRGSLRVKGTLYDLKPVINQAFDQLAERIATEVNRLWSDDWDLEAIVITGGGGKALYPRLKPLIDGEVLAMPEDEDPRLANVNGYWKYGTHLWGSAATATAPATPPTA; from the coding sequence GTGAAAGTTATTGCCACCGATATGGGGTTTGGCTACACCAAGGCGACCGACGGTCGCGGCCACCAGTTGTTCAAATCGATTCTGGGGGAGGCCAATCCAGCGCAGTTCGGTGAGTCACTGGTGGGCAACAGCACCCTGCCGCCCCGCCATTTCCGTCTGGGTGACGAGACGTTTTTTGTTGGCGAGTGGGCCGAGACACAGTCACGCGGTCGGCGCTTCACGCTGGACCCGGCGCAATTTCTCGCCAAGCACGCCAAACAGCTGGCACTGGCGGCGATTGCGCCCTACGCACCGGACGGTGAGCCGATTCGACTGGTCACCGGGCTGCCCATCAGCTTCTTCAAGCGCTATCGCGAGGCCGTATCGGCGCTACTCAAGGGTCGCCATGCGCTGGTGGCTTTTGGTGCCGACGGCCGGCCGGTGGAACAGCAGGTTTACATCGAGCAGGTGCGGGTGATTCCGCAGCCCTTCGGCAGTCTGTTCGGGTTGATGCTCAACAACTTGGGAAAACCTTCGTCACAACGCTATGTGACCGAGAAGATCGGCATCATCGACATCGGCTTTCGTACGGCCGACTTCACCATCAGTGACAAGACCCGGTACTCGGAGCGCGGCAGTCTGTCGACCGATTCGGGCATGTCCAGCGCCTATGCCCAGGTGGCCGCGTTCTTGCAGGACCAGTCCGGCATCAGCATCGAATTGTTCCGCCTGCACGAGGCGTTCAGCCGCGGCAGCCTGCGCGTCAAGGGCACCTTGTACGACCTCAAGCCGGTCATTAACCAGGCCTTCGATCAACTGGCCGAACGCATTGCGACCGAGGTGAACCGGCTGTGGTCGGACGACTGGGATCTGGAGGCCATCGTCATCACCGGCGGCGGCGGCAAGGCCTTGTATCCACGCCTCAAGCCGCTGATTGACGGCGAGGTGCTGGCGATGCCTGAAGACGAAGACCCGCGCCTGGCCAACGTCAACGGCTACTGGAAGTACGGCACGCACCTGTGGGGCAGTGCGGCGACGGCAACGGCACCCGCCACGCCGCCCACGGCATGA